The following proteins are encoded in a genomic region of Thermococcus henrietii:
- a CDS encoding CGP-CTERM sorting domain-containing protein encodes MVDMSWRVPPAVFVALLTIGFVSGSAVILAPPEGMATYPEVIAGVGNDGAGGFIVVVPFNLTPNGTPVVSGAWVGEFYPNGSIKWGENVKGVPLHPSPRILRATANGSILLIGQSDEGNHTDIWVIKLGKDGRLRWSKDYLLNVSPGWIMTVDDAVQAGNQILIATHVDSFKGEKQVTVPVVLALDGNGKLLWAGKYRIPHGPGELYSTAIGTVRDGYCLILHDERNWYYLRLDKEGNPVETWKVTSSLKGFFIKSALSMGNTVYFLGGSSNGTVLGAIVGNSTIWAKLYTLIPEKTCTEKSENVTVLSTSTSSTEPAPALTVSGNYLLFQPTVVEAFRLACNDDLNTTYAVIKTDTMGIVVGSFVAVSNGMSWEKTTLPEFLSEPVGVSANGNSFIAIWRKTTASGAVLHFRGFAILSNLQSKPEGPLIGAHDFRVNVMPVDVELTPGPVVTKGKLGVKVVDEPIKIWRAEKAPVKVVTVEDSHKESICGPGVILLLPLLVALRRRG; translated from the coding sequence GTGGTAGATATGTCTTGGAGGGTTCCCCCAGCGGTGTTTGTTGCATTGCTTACGATTGGCTTTGTCAGCGGTTCTGCGGTCATACTTGCGCCGCCAGAAGGTATGGCAACGTATCCAGAGGTGATAGCGGGTGTAGGGAACGATGGGGCTGGAGGCTTCATCGTCGTTGTTCCGTTCAACTTGACCCCCAATGGAACGCCAGTGGTCTCAGGGGCCTGGGTTGGGGAATTCTACCCCAACGGCTCGATTAAGTGGGGCGAGAACGTAAAAGGTGTCCCGTTGCATCCCTCACCAAGGATTCTCAGGGCAACCGCCAATGGCTCAATCCTCCTCATCGGGCAGAGCGACGAGGGAAATCACACAGACATCTGGGTGATTAAACTCGGGAAAGATGGAAGGCTCCGGTGGTCCAAGGATTACCTGCTCAACGTGAGCCCGGGCTGGATAATGACCGTTGACGACGCTGTTCAGGCGGGAAACCAGATACTCATCGCGACCCACGTTGACAGCTTCAAGGGTGAAAAACAGGTTACGGTTCCAGTCGTCCTGGCACTCGACGGAAACGGGAAACTCCTCTGGGCCGGGAAGTACAGGATACCTCACGGCCCCGGAGAACTTTACAGCACGGCGATTGGAACGGTTAGGGACGGATACTGCCTGATACTGCACGATGAGAGGAACTGGTACTACCTGAGGCTCGATAAAGAAGGCAACCCAGTCGAGACGTGGAAGGTAACGAGTTCTCTCAAGGGGTTTTTCATAAAATCGGCGCTCTCGATGGGGAATACAGTCTACTTTCTTGGAGGTTCCTCGAACGGGACGGTTCTTGGGGCAATCGTCGGAAACTCCACCATCTGGGCCAAGCTGTACACCCTGATTCCCGAGAAAACCTGCACCGAAAAAAGTGAAAACGTCACCGTCCTGAGCACGAGTACATCTTCAACAGAACCGGCACCGGCGCTGACCGTTTCAGGGAACTACCTCCTTTTCCAGCCAACTGTCGTTGAGGCCTTCAGGCTGGCCTGCAACGATGACCTTAACACCACCTACGCAGTCATAAAAACCGACACGATGGGAATAGTGGTTGGTAGCTTTGTCGCGGTCTCCAATGGAATGTCATGGGAAAAAACGACCCTACCTGAGTTCCTGTCAGAGCCCGTGGGAGTGAGCGCAAACGGGAATTCCTTCATAGCCATCTGGAGGAAAACAACCGCCTCAGGAGCGGTGCTACACTTCCGGGGCTTTGCAATACTGTCCAACCTGCAATCAAAACCCGAGGGCCCCCTAATTGGAGCTCACGACTTCAGGGTCAACGTAATGCCAGTGGACGTTGAACTAACCCCTGGACCAGTGGTCACAAAGGGAAAACTCGGCGTGAAGGTCGTGGACGAACCGATAAAAATTTGGAGGGCAGAGAAAGCCCCGGTCAAAGTCGTCACGGTTGAGGACTCACATAAAGAAAGCATCTGCGGGCCCGGGGTTATTCTCCTCCTCCCGCTCCTCGTTGCACTGCGGAGGCGCGGATGA
- a CDS encoding RNA polymerase Rpb4 family protein: MIGRKKLGERYLTIAETRELLERRKEEGMEENPEEPMFYEARVSLEHAEKFAKLSPEKAKELKEKLMELFDWIDDRIASKIVDILPEDYLDIRVIFAKEDYMPSPEEAEEIVKLVDEYRPLD, encoded by the coding sequence ATGATAGGCCGTAAAAAGCTCGGGGAGCGCTACCTCACGATAGCCGAGACCAGGGAGCTCCTCGAGCGCAGGAAAGAGGAGGGCATGGAGGAGAACCCCGAGGAGCCGATGTTCTACGAGGCAAGGGTTAGCCTTGAGCATGCCGAGAAGTTCGCCAAGCTCAGCCCCGAGAAGGCAAAGGAGCTCAAGGAGAAGCTCATGGAGCTCTTTGACTGGATTGACGACAGAATAGCCTCGAAGATAGTGGACATCCTCCCCGAGGACTACCTCGACATCAGGGTCATCTTCGCGAAGGAGGACTACATGCCCTCGCCCGAGGAGGCCGAGGAGATAGTCAAGCTCGTTGACGAGTACCGGCCCCTCGACTGA
- a CDS encoding 50S ribosomal protein L21e, producing the protein MVQKAHSFRRKTRGKLSKKPRKRGLPPLTRFLQEFEVGQRVHIVIEPSYHKGMPDPRFHGRTGTVVGKRGDAYIVQIRDGGKVKTFFIHPVHLRPQKG; encoded by the coding sequence ATGGTTCAGAAAGCGCACAGCTTTAGGAGGAAGACCAGGGGTAAGCTCAGCAAGAAGCCGAGAAAGAGGGGTCTTCCCCCGCTTACCAGGTTCCTTCAGGAGTTTGAGGTCGGGCAGAGGGTTCACATCGTCATAGAGCCGAGCTACCACAAGGGCATGCCCGACCCGAGGTTCCACGGAAGGACCGGAACCGTCGTCGGCAAGCGCGGCGATGCTTACATCGTCCAGATAAGGGACGGGGGCAAGGTTAAGACCTTCTTCATACACCCGGTTCACCTCAGGCCACAGAAGGGATGA
- a CDS encoding DUF655 domain-containing protein, which produces MDRYRRHSYRESLEKKRRNLEYEEYAYVLDYLPEGYLDISTGRRSGKPVAQVLGEKAFTLLEVTPKEDLMLYERVFIGKGNRDKILLINKKITYNDLTDTAKAELPYVVEEIVKNNEERFIQFFNVAPPITNRLHSLELLPGIGKKHMWEIIEERQREPFKSFEDLRKRVKGLPDPVKMIAKRIVDELQDKDRYKLFVGHRRIFRG; this is translated from the coding sequence ATGGACAGGTACAGGAGACATTCTTACCGTGAAAGCCTCGAGAAGAAGAGGCGAAACCTTGAATATGAGGAGTACGCTTACGTGCTCGACTACCTTCCCGAGGGGTACCTCGATATCTCAACCGGCAGGCGAAGCGGGAAGCCAGTTGCCCAGGTGCTCGGTGAGAAGGCCTTCACGCTCCTTGAGGTAACGCCCAAAGAGGACCTAATGCTCTACGAGAGGGTTTTCATTGGCAAGGGGAACCGCGATAAAATCCTCCTCATCAACAAGAAGATAACCTACAACGACCTGACCGACACTGCCAAAGCGGAACTCCCCTACGTCGTAGAGGAGATTGTTAAGAACAATGAAGAACGCTTCATCCAGTTCTTCAACGTTGCCCCCCCGATAACCAACAGGCTCCACAGCCTCGAGCTCCTGCCGGGCATAGGAAAGAAGCACATGTGGGAAATCATTGAAGAGAGGCAGAGGGAGCCCTTCAAGAGCTTTGAGGACCTGAGAAAGCGCGTTAAGGGCCTCCCCGACCCGGTCAAGATGATAGCCAAGAGAATCGTTGATGAGCTCCAGGACAAGGACCGCTACAAGCTCTTCGTCGGCCACAGGAGGATTTTCAGGGGATGA